A genome region from Carya illinoinensis cultivar Pawnee chromosome 2, C.illinoinensisPawnee_v1, whole genome shotgun sequence includes the following:
- the LOC122301917 gene encoding zinc finger BED domain-containing protein RICESLEEPER 2-like, with amino-acid sequence MGDLVNEVHPVEEYENENSIGISLVEVISDNDGDTAYTQAPNTVSTENASIELQTVAYKRKKRKRTSDVWNDFVEVDRDGVKQPQCKWCKTLFKTSRSSSTTTLRRHLLTCLPYMGSKKKQKVLTVESKKADGNCTVSNFTYDRGRVRELAAHMILYHEYPFSMMEHVVFNKFVSANTPYWKKMSRALAKKECMRTYENEKAKLRTLLKHVNKVHITTDMWTSCQKLSYMVVTVHFIDADWHLQRRVLNFCNVPPPHTGLLIVDALEKCFQTWGIENKISSITVDNVSSNDVAIRILKDDFRLKRTLTVGGKLFHVHCCAHITNLLVQYGLGEIMDIVDCVIDGIKYLVALENKLKQFSEIAKQLQLPLKKHILDVPTRWNSTYLMLDAAIQFKEVFPRYGDRDRCFEWVPTVEEWGQVENVCQLLAIFNEVTNIVSGSDYPTANLFLSEVWRMKDILGKKSRDENEYMKSMVRQMSVKFDKYWGECNLLMSIAAVLDPRFKMVLIQFCFPLIYHMPDAVKNIDHVSQVLHKLYDEYVHEYNSTLEAQREQDNARMNVSGSSSSVGTGRSMQSGQSLFKSFIRSVDTVQPSKSELDNYLEESIYICEEGSDASFDALDWWKTNSLKFRTLSKLARDILATPIITVSSESTFSAGGRVIDPHRASLSTETVQMLLCGSDWVRALYGLKRSSSNSGRTQSYVLCCRLQHPTAESSAPPVRGSSAHGFVRQRQRSTLPHGAALGGGVLTEEHCYFAQSGASGRCNGSATRRALHHGGALLRTDPLLGATCSAIGGGTARLMATHHAE; translated from the exons ATGGGTGATCTAGTGAATGAAGTTCATCCGGTAGAagagtatgaaaatgaaaactcgATTGGGATTAGTTTAGTAGAGGTCATATCTGATAATGATGGAGATACTGCCTATACTCAGGCTCCTAATACTGTGTCTACTGAGAATGCTTCCATAGAATTGCAAACAGTagcctataaaagaaaaaaaagaaagaggacttCTGATGTATGGAATGATTTTGTCGAGGTTGATAGGGATGGGGTTAAACAGCCTCAATGTAAATGGTGTAAAACTTTGTTTAAAACTTCTCGATCAAGTTCTACGACTACTCTACGTAGGCACTTACTAACCTGTTTGCCATACATGGGgtctaagaaaaaacaaaaagtcttaACAGTTGAGTCTAAGAAGGCAGATGGAAACTGCACTGTCTCAAACTTTACCTATGATCGTGGTAGGGTCCGAGAGCTTGCTGCTCATATGATACTTTACCATGAATATCCATTCTCTATGATGGAGCATGTGGTATTTAATAAATTCGTGAGTGCAAACACTCCATATTGGAAAAAAATGTCACGGGCTCTTgcaaagaaagaatgtatgagAACTTATGAGAATGAAAAGGCTAAGTTAAGGACTTTGCTTAAACATGTGAATAAAGTTCATATCACAACTGACATGTGGACTTCCTgtcaaaaactttcatatatggTAGTGACAGTTCATTTTATAGATGCTGATTGGCATCTTCAGCGGCGTGTGTTGAACTTTTGTAATGTGCCACCTCCACATACTGGCCTTCTTATTGTTGATGCTTTAGAAAAGTGTTTCCAAACTTGGGggattgagaataaaattagttCAATTACTGTTGACAATGTTAGTTCTAATGATGTTGCCATTCGGATCTTGAAAGATGATTTTAGGTTGAAGAGAACATTGACTGTAGGTGGGAAACTATTTCATGTACATTGTTGTgcacatataacaaatttacTTGTACAATATGGATTGGGGGAGATTATGGATATTGTTGATTGTGTAATAGATGGTATAAAATATTTGGTAGCATTAGAGAATAAGCTAAAACAGTTTAGTGAAATTGCAAAACAGTTGCAATTGCCTTTAAAGAAACACATTTTAGATGTGCCTACAAGATGGAACAGCACTTATTTAATGTTGGATGCTGCAATTCAGTTCAAAGAAGTTTTCCCTAGATATGGTGATAGAGATAGATGTTTTGAATGGGTTCCAACTGTTGAAGAGTGGGGGCAAGTTGAAAATGTTTGTCAACTATTagctattttcaatgaagtcacCAATATTGTATCCGGAAGTGATTACCCAACAGCAAACTTATTTCTTTCTGAAGTTTGGAGAATGAAGGACATCTTAGGTAAGaagagtagagatgagaatgaatACATGAAATCAATGGTAAGGCAAATGAGTGTTAAGTTTGACAAATATTGGGGGGAGTGTAATCTATTGATGTCAATTGCTGCAGTCTTAGACCCTAGATTCAAAATGGTCCTGATccagttttgttttcctttaatttatcaCATGCCGGATGCTGTTAAGAATATTGATCATGTCTCTCAAGTGTTGCATAAGTTATATGATGAGTATGTTCATGAATACAATTCAACTCTTGAGGCACAAAGAGAGCAGGATAATGCTAGAATGAATGTATCTGGTTCTTCCTCAAGTGTCGGGACTGGGAGAAGCATGCAGAGTGGCCagtcattatttaaatcttttatTAGGAGTGTTGATACCGTGCAGCCTAGTAAATCAGAACTGGACAATTATTTAGAGGAGAGTATATATATCTGTGAAGAGGGTTCAGATGCAAGTTTCGATGCCTTGGATTGGTGGAAAACAAATAGTCTCAAATTTCGGACTTTGTCCAAATTGGCCCGAGATATATTAGCTACCCCAATTATCACAGTTAGCTCAGAATCAACATTCAGCGCAGGAGGCAGAGTCATTGATCCTCATCGAGCGTCATTGTCAACTGAAACTGTCCAGATGTTGTTATGTGGGTCTGATTGGGTTAGAGCATTATATGGGCTTAAAAGATCATCAAGCAATTCT GGACGCACGCAGAGCTATGTGCTCTGCTGCAGGTTGCAGCACCCCACGGCTGAGAGCAGCGCACCACCAGTTAGGGGCAGCTCCGCTCATGGATTTGTGAGGCAACGACAGCGGAGCACGCTGCCACACGGGGCAGCGTTAGGGGGTGGCGTGCTCACAGAGGAGCATTGCTACTTCGCCCAGAGCGGCGCATCGGGCCGTTGCAATGGCTCTGCCACTCGTAGAGCCTTGCACCACGGTGGTGCACTGCTGCGGACAGATCCGCTGTTGGGCGCAACGTGCTCTGCTATAGGTGGTGGCACTGCA